The sequence below is a genomic window from Calditerrivibrio sp..
ATGTCACTAAAAGATATAGATACTTTGACACATTTTTCAAAAGATCTTCTGACTATATAGTAGCTTTAGATAATATCTCCTTCTCCTTAGAAAAAGGTAAGTGCCTTGGTATTGTTGGGGAATCTGGTAGTGGTAAAACAACATTAGCTAAAATAATAGCAGATATTATCAAACCAGATGCAGGTAAGGTATATTTTCTTGGATCAGATATCTCTGATCCCAAAAAACACAGGGACTACCGCAAAAATGTCCAATTTGTTTTCCAGGACCCTTACCTAAGTCTTAATCCAAGGCTAACAATCCTCTCTGCTTTTAGTGATATATTAAAAGAACACACTGCTCTTAATAAAAAAGAGATCCACACCACTATTATAAGCCAACTTCAAAAGGTTGGTTTAGAAGCAGAACATATTCACAGGTATCCCCATCAGTTTTCAGGAGGACAAAGACAGAGATTAGCCATAGCAAGAGCTTTACTATTGAATCCAGCTATAATTATAGCTGATGAACCGATAAGTGCCTTAGATGTCTCTTTAGCAGCTCAGATACTCAACCTGCTAAAAACCCTAAAAAAAGAAGGGAAAACCATTATTCTAATTGCCCATGATCTTGCAGTAGTAAAATTTATATGTGATGACATATTAGTATTAAAAAAAGGTAAACTTGTGGAAGCTGGATCGAATCTCGAAATCTTCAATAACCCCAAAACAGATTATACCAAAAGTCTCATCAATGCCTCAATTGCAAAAGAAACATCCCTCAAAATTCTACAGACACCAGTATAATACCCCACCCTTTTTGTTATCTGCAAAAATACCTTTTACATCTATTAAAACTGGCATATTCATTAACGATAATATATTATCCAAACCCATATCTATAAACTCTTTGTGTTTTACAGCCAAAACCACCGCATCATAAGGCTTATATTCATGAATGTCATTTAGCATATCCAAACCATACTCATGCTTTACCTCATCATGGTAAGCTTTGGGATCGTAAATAAATGTGTTAACACCATATTCCTGAAGCTCCCTCACAATATCCACAACTTTGGTATTCCTTATATCACTTATGTTTTCCTTAAAGGTTAGACCTAAAATTAGGACCTTCGAATCTTTCACAGCTTTCCCAGCCTTAATGAGTTTTTTTACTGTTTTTTCCGCAACAAATTTACCCATGTTATCATTTATTCTCCTACCAGACAAAATCACCTCAGGATGGTACCCCAAAGCTTTGGCTTTAAATGTGAGATAATATGGATCTACCCCAATGCAATGCCCTCCAACTAAACCCGGTTCAAAACGTAAGAAATTCCATTTAGTAGCAGCTGCATCCAACACATCCTTTGTGGATATACCAACCCTATCAAAAATCAGAGCTAACTCGTTCATCAAAGCAATATTTATATCCCTCTGAGTGTTCTCTATTACCTTTGCTGCCTCAGCGACTTTTATTGAAGGTGATTTGTGTATACCAGCTGTAATAACCCCTCCATATAGATCAGCAAGGAATTCT
It includes:
- a CDS encoding ATP-binding cassette domain-containing protein, which translates into the protein MSLLAVENVTKRYRYFDTFFKRSSDYIVALDNISFSLEKGKCLGIVGESGSGKTTLAKIIADIIKPDAGKVYFLGSDISDPKKHRDYRKNVQFVFQDPYLSLNPRLTILSAFSDILKEHTALNKKEIHTTIISQLQKVGLEAEHIHRYPHQFSGGQRQRLAIARALLLNPAIIIADEPISALDVSLAAQILNLLKTLKKEGKTIILIAHDLAVVKFICDDILVLKKGKLVEAGSNLEIFNNPKTDYTKSLINASIAKETSLKILQTPV
- a CDS encoding nucleotide sugar dehydrogenase translates to MYNLKSFEKNGDDCIAIIGLGYVGLPLAEVFDRRYNVIGFDINENRIEELKRGYDRTKEVSCDVLKRCGIMFTNNPKDIAKAKVIIVTVPTPVDEYNIPDLKPILSASKTVGRYMKKGTIVVYESTVYPGLTEEECVPVLERESGLRWKQDFNVGYSPERVNPGDKLHTIDKIKKVVAGDTNETLEFLADLYGGVITAGIHKSPSIKVAEAAKVIENTQRDINIALMNELALIFDRVGISTKDVLDAAATKWNFLRFEPGLVGGHCIGVDPYYLTFKAKALGYHPEVILSGRRINDNMGKFVAEKTVKKLIKAGKAVKDSKVLILGLTFKENISDIRNTKVVDIVRELQEYGVNTFIYDPKAYHDEVKHEYGLDMLNDIHEYKPYDAVVLAVKHKEFIDMGLDNILSLMNMPVLIDVKGIFADNKKGGVLYWCL